A genomic region of Corallococcus macrosporus contains the following coding sequences:
- a CDS encoding glycoside hydrolase family 5 protein, with amino-acid sequence MFRPLKWSLLLACGLTACGGPELETPAPEAADVEQAATATPNPTGRFYIVGKDIVGPSGNKFYPVGANLDGWDFFQRDTENRADAAVKWGWNIVRINGAQLAHPEYNTYGLVSGDTSKPNFDKIDRIVQAFTSKKIVVMLEFHDKVWSGGKTDATKLAQTRDAWAALAQKYKNNTYVWFNLLNEPIWGEAVTDYLSVLGTLRAAVRNTGAENVVVIDGGVAGQEWNRWGVPGNLIPTYGPQLSDGKCNTLFSIHVYNAWAEAGGSNVHSAEFVSYVKSVQAKNLALIVGETGWNKTDADVPRLKAGSMVAFNNAPTYGVGIIGWHANPNWDDTFFLTTSGQFHAVDNWTTPTNLTDFGKALWKLSKTKPALGAFTGDYRNSHCGSAN; translated from the coding sequence ATGTTCCGCCCCCTGAAGTGGTCGCTCCTCCTGGCCTGTGGCCTCACCGCGTGCGGTGGGCCCGAGCTGGAAACTCCCGCGCCGGAGGCCGCCGACGTGGAGCAGGCCGCCACCGCGACGCCCAATCCCACGGGCCGCTTCTACATCGTGGGCAAGGACATCGTGGGCCCCAGCGGCAACAAATTCTACCCGGTGGGCGCCAACCTGGACGGTTGGGACTTCTTCCAGCGCGACACGGAGAACCGCGCGGACGCCGCCGTGAAGTGGGGCTGGAACATCGTGCGCATCAACGGCGCGCAGCTGGCGCACCCGGAGTACAACACCTACGGCCTGGTGTCCGGCGACACGTCGAAGCCGAACTTCGACAAGATCGACCGCATCGTGCAGGCGTTCACGTCGAAGAAGATCGTCGTGATGCTCGAGTTCCACGACAAGGTGTGGAGCGGTGGCAAGACGGACGCCACGAAGCTGGCGCAGACCCGCGACGCCTGGGCGGCGCTGGCGCAGAAGTACAAGAACAACACCTACGTCTGGTTCAACCTCCTCAACGAGCCCATCTGGGGCGAGGCGGTGACGGACTACCTGAGCGTGCTGGGGACGCTGCGAGCGGCGGTGCGCAACACGGGCGCGGAGAACGTCGTCGTCATCGACGGTGGCGTCGCGGGGCAGGAGTGGAACCGCTGGGGCGTGCCGGGCAACCTCATCCCCACGTACGGGCCGCAGCTGTCGGACGGCAAGTGCAACACGCTCTTCTCCATCCACGTCTACAACGCGTGGGCGGAGGCCGGCGGCAGCAATGTGCACTCGGCGGAGTTCGTGTCGTACGTGAAGTCGGTGCAGGCCAAGAACCTGGCGCTCATCGTGGGGGAGACGGGCTGGAACAAGACGGACGCGGACGTGCCCCGGCTGAAGGCGGGCAGCATGGTGGCCTTCAACAACGCGCCCACCTACGGGGTCGGCATCATCGGGTGGCACGCGAACCCGAACTGGGATGACACGTTCTTCCTCACCACCTCCGGCCAGTTCCACGCGGTGGACAACTGGACCACGCCCACCAACCTGACGGACTTCGGCAAGGCGCTGTGGAAGCTGTCGAAGACGAAGCCCGCCCTGGGCGCCTTCACCGGGGACTACCGGAACAGCCACTGCGGTTCGGCGAACTGA
- a CDS encoding serine/threonine-protein kinase — protein sequence MQQAPSLDDFVLLKRLALGAMSEVFLAEVKGGVGPDRLVALKRMRPEVAGDDAWVRQFLDEAHLSALLHHPALARLRAFGQQDGLLFLVFEYVHGLTLAQLLEARRAAGLGPLPWPQAVRIALSVAECLAYLHPLRGRDGQPLGLIHRDLHPGNVMLSDTGAVKLLDLGIARRAGRLTETQPGQVKARLEYAAPEQLRDEPLDALTDVHGLALTLHELLTGVAPLRRDTPAATMDAVLTEVPRKPGGVPTGLQKAVTAALAKAPSKRPSLLELRTALNQSLHAGAPLVGQPELAELVSPFLPGAGRLPWEPDHSREAATATLTGKPTRTKG from the coding sequence ATGCAGCAGGCACCGAGCCTCGATGACTTCGTCCTCCTCAAGCGCCTGGCGTTGGGCGCCATGTCGGAGGTGTTCCTCGCCGAGGTGAAGGGCGGCGTGGGGCCGGACCGGCTGGTGGCGCTCAAGCGGATGCGGCCGGAAGTGGCCGGAGATGACGCATGGGTGAGGCAGTTCCTGGACGAGGCCCACCTCTCCGCCCTGCTCCACCACCCGGCGCTCGCGAGGCTGAGGGCCTTCGGGCAGCAGGACGGGCTGTTGTTCCTCGTGTTCGAGTACGTCCACGGCCTCACGTTGGCGCAGCTCCTGGAAGCACGCCGCGCCGCCGGGCTGGGCCCCCTGCCATGGCCCCAAGCGGTGCGCATCGCGCTGAGCGTGGCGGAGTGCCTGGCCTACCTGCATCCGTTGCGAGGACGTGACGGACAGCCGCTGGGCCTCATCCACCGGGACCTCCATCCCGGCAACGTGATGCTCTCCGACACCGGCGCGGTGAAGCTGCTGGACCTGGGCATCGCGCGCCGAGCAGGGCGGCTCACCGAGACACAGCCCGGACAGGTGAAGGCCCGGCTGGAATACGCCGCGCCCGAGCAGCTCCGCGACGAACCACTGGATGCGCTGACGGACGTGCACGGTCTGGCATTGACGCTCCATGAACTGCTCACGGGAGTGGCACCGCTACGGAGGGACACGCCGGCCGCCACGATGGACGCGGTGTTGACGGAAGTGCCACGCAAGCCGGGCGGAGTGCCCACGGGACTCCAGAAGGCGGTGACGGCGGCGCTGGCCAAGGCGCCATCGAAGCGCCCTTCCCTGCTGGAGCTGCGCACGGCATTGAATCAATCCCTGCACGCCGGGGCCCCGCTGGTGGGCCAGCCAGAGCTAGCGGAACTGGTGTCACCGTTCCTGCCAGGTGCCGGACGGCTCCCCTGGGAACCGGACCACTCGCGAGAAGCCGCCACCGCCACGCTCACCGGCAAGCCCACGCGCACGAAAGGCTGA
- a CDS encoding fibronectin type III domain-containing protein, giving the protein MHPPRSSSRAALAVLLLLLPTLALAADRGAWAPGVAYTVGDIASYGGKGYDCRQSHTSLVGWEPPNVLALWLERTGTPPPADTQAPSTPSGVTSPSKTYESVSLTWSTSTDNVGVTGYEVFVNNGAAASATSTTTSATVTGLAANTAYTFTVKARDAAGNRSAASAAFSTTTPARPPADTQAPTAPGSLRSTGVTASSVSLAFNASSDNVGVTGYEIFVNGGTSAAATSTTTTATVTGLSANTTYTFTAKARDAAGNRSSASNSVAVTTGTTAPSGGKVLVGYWHNFDNGSTNIRLRDVSSKFNVIQVAFAEPVAGAPSGTMGFTPYNATVAEFKADIAALKAQGRKVLISLGGANGTIHLDDAAAKQAFVTSMQGLIHTYGFDGLDLDLEGASLALGAGDSDFRNPTTPRIQNLIAGTRQLLNDNGSGFLLTMAPETAYVQGGYAAYGGPWGAYLPVIHALRDRLTYLHVQHYNTGTVMALDGRAYAQSTPDFHVAMAEMLLQGFPVGGNASAVFPALRPEQVVIGLPSSPQAAGGGYTTPANVQKALDYLMKGQAFGGTYVLRQAGGYPGFKGLMTWSINWDAFTNFEFSNSHRAYLDTYR; this is encoded by the coding sequence ATGCATCCCCCTCGTTCCTCATCCCGCGCGGCCCTCGCCGTGCTCCTGCTGCTCCTGCCCACCCTGGCCCTGGCCGCAGACCGGGGCGCCTGGGCCCCGGGCGTCGCGTACACCGTGGGCGACATCGCGTCCTATGGCGGCAAGGGCTACGACTGCCGGCAGTCCCATACGTCCCTGGTGGGCTGGGAGCCACCCAACGTGCTCGCCCTGTGGCTGGAGCGCACCGGCACGCCTCCTCCCGCCGACACCCAGGCCCCCAGCACTCCCTCTGGGGTCACCTCGCCGTCCAAGACCTACGAGAGCGTGTCGCTGACCTGGAGCACGTCCACGGACAACGTGGGCGTCACCGGCTACGAGGTCTTCGTCAACAACGGCGCGGCCGCCTCCGCCACCTCCACCACGACGAGCGCCACCGTGACGGGGCTCGCCGCGAACACGGCCTACACGTTCACGGTGAAGGCGCGCGACGCGGCGGGGAACCGCTCCGCGGCGAGCGCGGCGTTCAGCACCACCACGCCCGCGCGCCCCCCGGCCGACACCCAGGCCCCCACCGCGCCCGGCTCCCTGCGCTCCACCGGCGTGACGGCCTCCAGCGTGTCCCTGGCGTTCAACGCGTCCAGCGACAACGTGGGCGTCACCGGGTACGAAATCTTCGTCAACGGCGGCACCAGCGCGGCGGCCACCAGCACCACGACCACCGCGACCGTGACGGGGCTTTCAGCCAACACCACCTATACGTTCACCGCGAAGGCGCGCGACGCGGCCGGCAACCGGTCCTCCGCGAGCAACAGCGTCGCCGTGACGACGGGCACCACCGCGCCTTCCGGCGGCAAGGTGCTGGTCGGCTACTGGCACAACTTCGACAACGGCTCCACGAACATCCGGCTGCGCGACGTGTCGTCGAAGTTCAACGTCATCCAGGTCGCCTTCGCGGAGCCGGTGGCGGGTGCGCCGTCGGGCACCATGGGCTTCACGCCGTACAACGCCACCGTGGCGGAGTTCAAGGCGGACATCGCCGCGCTCAAGGCGCAGGGCCGCAAGGTGCTCATCTCGCTGGGCGGCGCCAACGGCACCATCCACCTGGACGACGCGGCGGCGAAGCAGGCCTTCGTCACCAGCATGCAGGGGCTCATCCACACGTATGGCTTTGACGGGCTGGACCTGGACCTGGAGGGCGCGTCGCTGGCGCTTGGCGCCGGGGACAGCGACTTCCGCAACCCCACCACGCCGCGCATCCAGAACCTCATCGCGGGCACGCGGCAGTTGCTCAACGACAACGGGTCGGGCTTCCTGCTCACCATGGCGCCGGAGACGGCCTACGTGCAGGGCGGCTACGCGGCCTACGGCGGCCCGTGGGGCGCCTACCTCCCCGTCATCCACGCGCTGCGCGACCGGCTCACGTACCTGCACGTGCAGCACTACAACACCGGCACCGTGATGGCGCTGGACGGCCGCGCCTACGCGCAGTCCACGCCGGACTTCCACGTGGCCATGGCGGAGATGCTGCTCCAGGGCTTCCCGGTGGGCGGCAACGCGAGCGCCGTCTTCCCCGCGCTGCGGCCGGAGCAGGTCGTCATCGGCCTGCCGTCCTCGCCGCAGGCCGCGGGCGGGGGCTACACCACGCCCGCGAACGTGCAGAAGGCGCTGGACTACCTGATGAAGGGCCAGGCCTTCGGCGGCACCTACGTGCTGCGCCAGGCCGGCGGCTACCCCGGCTTCAAGGGGTTGATGACCTGGTCCATCAACTGGGACGCGTTCACGAACTTCGAGTTCTCCAACAGCCACCGCGCCTACCTGGATACCTACCGGTAG
- a CDS encoding FG-GAP-like repeat-containing protein translates to MLSVAVGCGDPGVSPLPPEPPVRDAGVTDAGPDDDAGVLDAGTSDDAGTGDAGTANDAGTSDAGTSDAGTADDAGTVDPGDPDAGTADDAGTSDDAGTADDAGTSDDAGVVDGGTVAEVPSPPEAVMAMSGDGTVRVFWMPAEDNGSPLTGYTVTASPGGASETVAPDVLEAQLTGLTNGTAYTFTVVAMNAVGPSTPSQPSEPVTPAGRPGAPSGVVATAEVRGATVSWTAPETNGSPITGYAVDVQPAVEGASVDVTGQQAHVTGLANGTAYTFTVRASNAAGEGPASTASTAITTPDVPGAPLDLSAQAEDGATTVSWSAPTSDGGNALTGYTVTLQPGDVTQTLPSTQTQTHFTELTNGTAYTLHVVALNAVGTGPEATETVTPVGPPAAPTDVVAVAGAGQLTLTWTAPTSNGGSPVTAYRVTPSVAGVAGAAVTVGPQTQAVLTGLPRGTTYTVTVAAVNAVGTSADSQPSAEVTTPDVPGAPRTPLATALGKGRVRVDWALPESDGGSALTRFSVRASPGGRTVNVAGSATSAILSGLEGGTHYTFTVQATNAVGDSELSPACDATTPCGLSLGGWPKLPVTGVNAVAAGDFNEDGLPDLGITQSSGVAVMVGDGVGGFTRQTPLTVNTATTQDRAHAADFNEDGHLDLLFLSSISGTTTVSIAFGDGKGRFTSRKNLDIPVVQSVLAVLDFNDDGRLDLVAPSSTSTVISLFPGDGTGGFGPRQDVPFPEAPRAATMGDFNGDGRQDLFVTHNTFSATVLLADGAGGFQPGQVLQTELYATQPRSVDLDRDGKLDVVFLNQGATSLGVAMGDGTGRFAAPMSFPVADAPGSLELTDVDGDGHEDAVVTHGKTVITVRLGDGTGGFPVRKDLPTLESSHGVAVGDFDGDGHRDIAVASTSDGLSLLKGRGQGAFLTRLDVAAVPSPAWTATGDFNGDGVLDLAVTSRDSAGVAVKLGDGQGGFGVSRNLSTASIPSAVVAVDLNQDGKLDLVTANQNGTPGPTLNGNVTVWLGNGLGNFARKDFTTGRVPMALLAEDFTGDGRVDLVTANNADNTVSLLAGDGFGGFAAAVTTDVATLPIALASADLDGDGRKDLLLVSYDGTVEPERNLGGGTFARQPSVSVGSRPRAIALAEFNGDGRVDAAVANSNGSSVSVLLGTTPWGLTVAQTLTTGNTPQGVAAADFDGDGKVDLAVSHNNAASAAHYVRVFPGTGTGSFGAPVDFSTTSSVSALTRADVNGDGREDLITANSGRHYVSVFLNFCL, encoded by the coding sequence ATGCTTTCAGTCGCCGTGGGATGCGGCGATCCAGGCGTCTCACCGCTGCCGCCCGAGCCGCCAGTCCGCGACGCGGGCGTGACGGACGCGGGCCCTGACGACGATGCCGGCGTCCTGGACGCTGGCACCTCCGACGATGCGGGCACCGGCGACGCGGGCACCGCCAACGATGCAGGTACCTCCGATGCGGGCACCTCGGATGCGGGCACAGCCGACGACGCGGGCACCGTTGATCCGGGCGACCCGGATGCGGGCACGGCCGACGATGCCGGCACTTCCGACGACGCGGGGACGGCTGACGATGCCGGCACCTCCGACGATGCCGGCGTCGTGGACGGGGGCACGGTCGCGGAGGTCCCTTCACCGCCCGAAGCAGTGATGGCGATGAGCGGGGACGGTACCGTCCGGGTGTTCTGGATGCCGGCCGAGGACAACGGAAGCCCGCTCACGGGCTACACCGTCACGGCCTCACCGGGCGGCGCGTCGGAGACGGTCGCGCCGGACGTGCTCGAAGCCCAGCTCACGGGCCTCACCAACGGGACCGCGTACACGTTCACCGTGGTGGCCATGAACGCCGTGGGCCCCTCCACGCCGTCCCAACCCTCCGAACCGGTGACGCCCGCGGGCAGGCCGGGAGCACCCTCGGGAGTGGTCGCCACCGCGGAGGTGCGCGGTGCGACGGTGTCCTGGACCGCCCCTGAAACGAACGGCAGCCCCATCACCGGCTACGCCGTGGACGTCCAGCCCGCCGTGGAGGGCGCGAGCGTCGACGTCACGGGACAGCAGGCCCACGTCACGGGCCTGGCCAACGGCACGGCCTACACCTTCACCGTGCGCGCCTCGAACGCCGCGGGAGAAGGGCCCGCGTCCACTGCGTCCACGGCCATCACCACGCCGGACGTGCCGGGAGCCCCGCTGGACCTGTCCGCGCAAGCGGAGGACGGCGCCACCACCGTGTCCTGGAGCGCCCCCACCTCCGACGGAGGCAACGCCCTCACCGGCTACACCGTGACGCTCCAGCCGGGCGACGTGACCCAGACGCTGCCCTCCACCCAGACCCAGACGCACTTCACGGAGCTGACCAACGGCACTGCGTACACGCTGCACGTCGTCGCGCTCAACGCGGTGGGCACCGGCCCCGAGGCGACGGAGACGGTCACCCCTGTCGGTCCTCCAGCCGCGCCGACGGACGTCGTGGCGGTCGCGGGCGCCGGTCAGCTCACGCTCACGTGGACCGCCCCCACCTCCAACGGTGGCTCGCCGGTGACGGCCTACCGGGTGACACCTTCCGTGGCCGGCGTCGCGGGCGCGGCGGTCACCGTGGGACCGCAAACCCAGGCGGTCCTCACGGGCCTGCCCCGAGGAACGACGTACACGGTGACGGTCGCCGCCGTGAACGCCGTGGGCACCAGCGCGGACTCCCAGCCCTCCGCCGAGGTGACGACGCCGGACGTGCCCGGTGCGCCCCGGACGCCGCTCGCCACCGCGCTGGGGAAGGGCCGGGTCCGCGTGGACTGGGCGCTCCCCGAATCCGACGGTGGCAGCGCCCTCACCCGCTTCTCCGTGCGCGCGAGTCCCGGCGGCAGGACGGTGAACGTGGCGGGCAGCGCCACGTCCGCGATCCTCTCGGGCCTGGAGGGTGGCACGCACTACACCTTCACCGTCCAGGCCACCAACGCGGTGGGAGACAGCGAGCTGTCGCCCGCGTGTGACGCGACCACGCCCTGCGGCCTGTCGCTGGGCGGCTGGCCGAAGCTCCCGGTCACCGGCGTGAACGCGGTCGCCGCCGGGGACTTCAACGAGGACGGCCTCCCGGACCTGGGCATCACCCAGTCCAGCGGCGTGGCCGTGATGGTGGGAGACGGCGTCGGAGGCTTCACGCGCCAGACGCCCCTCACCGTGAACACGGCCACGACGCAGGACCGGGCCCACGCCGCGGACTTCAACGAGGACGGCCACCTGGACCTCCTCTTCCTGAGCTCCATCTCCGGCACCACCACTGTCAGCATCGCCTTCGGCGACGGGAAGGGCCGGTTCACGTCGCGCAAGAACCTGGACATTCCCGTCGTGCAGAGTGTCCTGGCCGTGCTGGACTTCAACGATGACGGGCGCCTGGACCTCGTCGCGCCCAGCTCCACGAGCACGGTCATCAGCCTGTTCCCCGGCGACGGCACCGGAGGCTTCGGGCCCCGGCAGGACGTGCCCTTCCCGGAGGCGCCCCGCGCGGCCACGATGGGGGACTTCAACGGGGACGGCCGGCAGGACCTGTTCGTCACGCACAACACCTTCTCCGCCACGGTGCTGCTCGCGGACGGGGCCGGCGGCTTCCAGCCCGGACAGGTGCTCCAGACGGAGCTGTATGCCACCCAGCCCCGGAGCGTGGACCTGGACCGCGACGGCAAGCTCGACGTCGTGTTCCTCAACCAGGGCGCGACGTCGCTCGGCGTGGCGATGGGCGATGGCACGGGACGCTTCGCGGCGCCCATGAGCTTCCCGGTCGCCGATGCGCCCGGCAGCCTGGAGCTCACGGACGTCGACGGTGACGGCCACGAGGACGCCGTGGTGACCCACGGCAAGACCGTCATCACGGTGCGCCTGGGGGATGGCACGGGCGGCTTCCCCGTGCGCAAGGACCTGCCCACGCTGGAGTCATCGCACGGCGTGGCGGTCGGCGACTTCGACGGGGACGGCCACAGGGACATCGCGGTGGCGAGCACGAGCGACGGGCTGTCCCTGCTCAAGGGCCGCGGCCAGGGAGCGTTCCTGACGAGGCTCGACGTGGCCGCCGTCCCGAGCCCTGCCTGGACGGCGACGGGCGACTTCAACGGAGACGGTGTGCTGGACCTCGCGGTGACCTCCCGCGACAGCGCCGGGGTCGCCGTGAAGCTGGGAGACGGCCAGGGCGGCTTCGGCGTCAGCCGCAACCTGAGCACCGCGTCCATCCCGAGCGCCGTCGTGGCCGTGGACCTCAACCAGGACGGCAAGCTGGACCTCGTCACGGCCAACCAGAACGGGACGCCGGGCCCCACGCTCAACGGCAACGTCACCGTGTGGCTGGGCAATGGCCTCGGCAACTTCGCCCGGAAGGACTTCACGACGGGCCGGGTGCCCATGGCGCTGCTCGCCGAGGACTTCACCGGCGATGGACGGGTGGACCTCGTCACCGCGAACAACGCCGACAACACCGTGAGCCTGCTGGCAGGGGATGGCTTCGGAGGCTTCGCGGCCGCCGTGACCACCGACGTCGCGACCCTGCCCATCGCGCTCGCCAGCGCGGACCTGGACGGGGACGGACGCAAGGACCTGCTGCTGGTCAGCTACGACGGCACCGTCGAACCCGAGCGCAACCTGGGCGGCGGCACCTTCGCGCGTCAGCCCTCCGTGTCGGTGGGCAGCCGGCCCCGCGCCATCGCGCTCGCGGAGTTCAACGGCGACGGGCGCGTGGACGCGGCTGTGGCCAACAGCAACGGCAGCAGCGTCAGCGTGCTGCTGGGCACGACGCCGTGGGGCCTGACCGTGGCGCAGACGCTCACCACGGGGAACACGCCCCAGGGCGTGGCGGCGGCGGACTTCGACGGGGACGGGAAGGTGGACCTCGCCGTCTCGCACAACAACGCCGCCAGCGCGGCCCATTACGTGCGCGTGTTCCCGGGCACCGGCACGGGCAGCTTCGGAGCGCCCGTGGACTTCTCCACCACGAGCAGCGTCTCCGCGCTGACCCGCGCGGACGTCAACGGAGATGGCCGTGAGGACCTCATCACGGCCAACTCCGGCCGTCACTACGTCAGCGTGTTCCTCAACTTCTGTCTCTAG
- a CDS encoding transketolase: MADTLADLAAQLRVDSIRCTTAAGSGHPSSSLSAADIMAVLFQKYLRFDFQQPRAPNNDRFVLSKGHACPVLYSAFKAAGAIDDAELLTLRKFGSRLEGHPNPHVLPLVDVATGSLGQGLAVGVGMALGARLDGLPFRTYVLMGDSETAEGSVWEAFDKASHYGLDNLCAIIDVNRLGQSRETELGWNLEAYAARVRAFGWNAVTLDGHDLDAIDRAFAEAQAKKGQPTCLICKTRKGQGSSLIANQDGWHGKPLPEDKAKDAIRELGGERNVRIQVKKPQALKATVQDKPAPLQLPTYEVGQKEATRKAYGDALLALGNARPDVVALDAEVSNSTYANEFQKAHPKRYFEMFIAEQNMVSSAVGLGVLGKKVFVSTFAAFLSRAYDQVRMAAISNATVHLCGSHAGVSIGEDGPSQMALEDLAMMRAVGGSTVLYPSDANQTAKLLAQVVERQGITYLRSTREKTPVLYPATEAFPIGGSKVVRQSDDDVATVVAAGITLHEALKAHESLKKDGIAVRVIDLYSVKPVDAKTLRKAARETQGRILVVEDHWAEGGLADAVLEAFTGDREPLPAVTRLAVTKMPGSGKPAELLDAAGIDAGHIVEAITSWVEEGTARGGDGRPAENAWGHTNA, encoded by the coding sequence ATGGCGGACACCTTGGCGGACCTCGCGGCGCAGCTGCGCGTCGACAGCATCCGCTGCACCACGGCCGCGGGCTCGGGCCACCCCAGCTCGTCCCTGTCCGCGGCGGACATCATGGCCGTGCTCTTCCAGAAGTACCTGCGCTTCGACTTCCAGCAGCCCAGGGCCCCCAACAACGACCGCTTCGTGCTCTCCAAGGGACACGCCTGCCCGGTCCTCTACTCCGCCTTCAAGGCGGCGGGCGCCATCGACGACGCGGAATTGCTCACGCTGCGCAAGTTCGGCAGCCGCCTGGAGGGCCACCCGAACCCGCACGTGCTGCCGCTCGTGGACGTGGCCACCGGCTCGCTGGGACAGGGGCTGGCGGTGGGCGTGGGCATGGCGCTGGGCGCGCGCCTGGACGGGCTGCCCTTCCGCACGTACGTGCTCATGGGCGACAGCGAGACGGCGGAGGGCTCCGTGTGGGAGGCGTTCGACAAGGCCAGCCACTACGGGCTCGACAACCTGTGCGCCATCATCGACGTGAACCGCCTGGGGCAGAGCCGCGAGACGGAGCTGGGCTGGAACCTGGAGGCCTACGCGGCCCGCGTCCGCGCCTTCGGCTGGAACGCCGTCACCCTGGATGGCCATGACCTGGACGCCATCGACCGCGCCTTCGCCGAGGCGCAGGCGAAGAAGGGCCAGCCCACCTGCCTCATCTGCAAGACGCGCAAGGGGCAGGGCTCCTCGCTCATCGCGAACCAGGATGGCTGGCACGGCAAGCCGCTGCCGGAGGACAAGGCGAAGGACGCCATCCGCGAGCTGGGCGGCGAGCGCAACGTCCGCATCCAGGTGAAGAAGCCCCAGGCGCTGAAGGCCACCGTGCAGGACAAACCCGCGCCGCTCCAGCTTCCCACGTACGAGGTCGGCCAGAAGGAGGCCACGCGCAAGGCGTACGGCGACGCGCTCCTGGCGCTGGGCAACGCGCGGCCGGACGTGGTGGCGCTGGACGCGGAGGTGTCCAACTCCACGTACGCGAACGAGTTCCAGAAGGCGCACCCGAAGCGCTACTTCGAGATGTTCATCGCGGAGCAGAACATGGTGTCCAGCGCGGTGGGCCTGGGCGTGCTGGGCAAGAAGGTCTTCGTCAGCACCTTCGCGGCCTTCCTGTCCCGCGCGTACGACCAGGTCCGCATGGCGGCCATCTCCAACGCCACGGTGCACCTGTGCGGCAGCCACGCGGGCGTGTCCATTGGCGAGGACGGGCCGTCGCAGATGGCACTGGAGGACCTGGCGATGATGCGCGCGGTGGGCGGCAGCACGGTGCTCTACCCGAGCGACGCCAACCAGACCGCGAAGCTGCTGGCGCAGGTGGTGGAGCGCCAGGGCATCACCTACCTGCGCAGCACGCGCGAGAAGACGCCCGTGCTCTACCCCGCGACGGAGGCCTTCCCCATTGGCGGCAGCAAGGTGGTGCGCCAGTCGGACGACGACGTGGCCACGGTGGTGGCCGCCGGCATCACGCTGCACGAAGCGCTCAAGGCCCACGAGTCGCTGAAGAAGGACGGCATCGCGGTGCGCGTCATCGACCTGTACTCCGTGAAGCCGGTGGACGCGAAGACGCTGCGCAAGGCCGCGCGCGAGACGCAGGGGCGGATCCTCGTGGTGGAGGACCACTGGGCGGAAGGCGGCCTGGCGGACGCGGTGCTGGAGGCCTTCACCGGCGACCGCGAACCGCTGCCCGCGGTGACGCGCCTCGCGGTGACGAAGATGCCCGGCTCCGGCAAGCCCGCGGAGCTGCTGGACGCGGCCGGCATCGACGCCGGGCACATCGTGGAGGCCATCACCTCCTGGGTGGAGGAGGGGACGGCCCGGGGCGGGGACGGCCGGCCCGCCGAGAACGCCTGGGGCCACACGAACGCGTAA
- the tal gene encoding transaldolase: protein MNPLRQLAEFGQSVWVDNLQRSYITKGTLKKFIEEDGLKGLTSNPTIFQKAVSGSDDYQDLFDAAKGKGLGGNDLYEQLAVRDVQGAADILRTVYDATKGQDGYASLEVSPRLALDTKGTLEEARRLWKTLARPNVMIKVPGTVPGVPAIEQLTSEGINVNVTLLFSQERYREVAEAYVAGLEKFAASGGDVSRVASVASFFISRIDAIVDKELEKKQKAGATPEQQKAMEGLSGKVAIANAKLAYRAFKEVFGSARWKALAAKGAKVQRVLWASTSTKSPKLRDVLYVEELIGRDTVNTMPPATIDAFRDHGKVRPSLEEDLPAAEATMRQLEAAGISMKTVTDELATDGIRLFSESFDQLLSAVGEKLKKT from the coding sequence ATGAATCCGCTGCGACAGCTCGCCGAGTTCGGCCAATCCGTCTGGGTGGACAACCTCCAGCGCAGCTACATCACGAAGGGCACGCTGAAGAAGTTCATCGAGGAGGACGGGCTCAAGGGGCTCACCTCCAACCCGACCATCTTCCAGAAGGCCGTGTCGGGCAGCGACGACTACCAGGACCTCTTCGACGCGGCGAAGGGCAAGGGCCTCGGCGGCAACGACCTCTACGAGCAGCTGGCCGTGCGCGACGTGCAGGGCGCCGCGGACATCCTGCGCACGGTCTACGACGCGACGAAGGGCCAGGACGGCTATGCGTCGCTGGAGGTGTCGCCCCGGCTGGCGCTGGACACGAAGGGCACGCTGGAGGAGGCGCGGCGGCTGTGGAAGACGCTGGCCCGGCCCAACGTGATGATCAAGGTACCGGGCACGGTGCCGGGCGTCCCCGCCATCGAGCAGCTCACCTCCGAGGGCATCAACGTCAACGTGACGCTCCTCTTCAGCCAGGAGCGCTACCGGGAGGTCGCCGAGGCCTACGTCGCCGGCCTGGAGAAGTTCGCCGCGTCCGGCGGGGACGTGAGCCGCGTGGCGAGCGTGGCGTCGTTCTTCATCAGCCGCATCGACGCCATCGTGGACAAGGAGCTGGAGAAGAAGCAGAAGGCCGGAGCCACGCCCGAGCAGCAGAAGGCGATGGAGGGGCTGAGCGGCAAGGTGGCCATCGCCAACGCGAAGCTCGCCTACCGCGCCTTCAAGGAGGTCTTCGGCAGCGCGCGCTGGAAGGCGCTCGCGGCGAAGGGGGCGAAGGTGCAGCGCGTGCTCTGGGCGAGCACCAGCACCAAGAGCCCGAAGCTGCGCGACGTGCTCTACGTGGAGGAGCTCATCGGCCGCGACACGGTGAACACCATGCCCCCCGCGACCATCGACGCGTTCCGGGACCACGGCAAGGTGCGCCCCAGCCTGGAGGAGGACCTGCCCGCCGCGGAGGCGACGATGCGCCAACTGGAGGCGGCCGGCATCTCCATGAAGACGGTGACGGACGAGCTGGCCACGGACGGCATCCGCCTGTTCTCCGAGTCCTTCGACCAGCTGCTCTCCGCGGTGGGAGAGAAGCTGAAGAAGACCTAG